Sequence from the Arachis duranensis cultivar V14167 unplaced genomic scaffold, aradu.V14167.gnm2.J7QH unplaced_Scaffold_162493, whole genome shotgun sequence genome:
agagagagagagagagaagaaataaatttaaaaaaaaaagagaactgAATGACCTTTCCTATAATAacattgataaagaaaaagctAGTGGCAAAAATATTGCCCATAAACAGTGGCCATACACAAATATAATGAATGAAAATCAACCATTATAAATAACAGTTATTTATTTTGCAAATCATAAGAAATACAACTAAAAGAAAACTCAACAATTAGCAAAGAAATTAACAAGCCTTGAGCACTTGGCAGACACAGATACATCTAGATCACCTTTTGAATTTTTGTCTTATTTCTAAAGCAGAAGCTCCAAGATGAGTAATAGGCAGAATAGGCCACCCACCCACTGGTTTAAAAAGATTATCAAGTTGTTTGATTTCCATACCTTATACCAGAGACTGTATGTCGTTGTCTCAACTGCACTAATTCACTTGCAGCCATAGACGGAGGTCTCTCATCTTCAACAGTTCTTTCATTTCGGAGGAATCTACCTCTGAGCAAAGACTGAAAACACCATCTCGTGTAAATAGTCAATTTACAACAGGAAGTATACAAAGAATTAAAATGCAACAGTCCACATCAGATGTACCACACAACAGAAACAAATGTATGTAGATTATTCATATTAAcacaaacacaacataaaatGAGTTTTATAGAGTTAAAATCCACACAATAATATAAGTTTTTATCTCCTTGAATTAAATCACAGTTCTTGTATGACTGACTTACATAATCAACTCAAGATTAATTGAGGATACCATGACTAAAAGAACCATGAATTGCAAAGGAATTCTGACAGGGTACCCAACAGACCTGAATGCGGTTGCGGTGAGCAAAATCAGATACAGCTCGGTGCTCCAACAATCCCTGCAGCTCTCTTTGCCTTTCCCTCTCTATCCTCACAAGCAAATCAACTAGAGCTTGTCTTCCACGCAGCCTCAACATGTCCCGCCGAACATGCTCTGGCTGGCCTTCATCGTGATCAGCAACCACATCGCGCGCTCGATCGACTTTAGCATCCCTCCGGCTCCCACGTGAGCCTCTCTGTTGGCTAGTCATTTGCACCCATTCCCTGACAATTCTTACCCTCTCACGCTCTGTTTCTCCAAGCCATTCTGCTCTACCATTATTGTTTCTCTGATTCACATTCGATGAATGATCACCAATACCGCTTTCCATCCATCCTCGAACAATCTGTCTAACTCTCTCCCTCTCGACTTCGCCAAGATCAGGAGATTGCTCCCTGCTTGAGACAAGATGATCCCCACGTGCATTCCGCGATTCAATCCGATCATGCGACCAAGTACCAAAATCATTTTCGCTTTCACTCGCATCCCCCAAACTGCCTTGATTCTCACTGCCTCGACTATCAGACATGGTACTGGATCCATTGGTATTAGACTCAGAACCCCTCTGTTGCCTCAACCTTTCCCTCATCCTGTCACGAGCCCTGTTCAACAAATGCTCATCCTCCAATTCGCGCCACATCTGCAGAATAGCAGATGCCTGAGTGCTCGGTCTCTCCACGGCACCCTCCTGTCCAGAAGTTGGGGACTGTGATCCCCTCAAGAAAGAGGAGTCCAACATAGACACCGTGTGCAACCCAGCCAGCGCCATCAACTCAGACTCACGATTCCTCCTCTCAATAGTAGTTATCATCTCCTGTGCCTGCCGGGCAGCCCACCTACTCAAAATTCGCGAGTGGCGCCTCTGTGCAGCCGAGGACTCCGCCAAATCATCCCCTTCAAGATCAGACCTACGCCTCCTCCGAGCGAGCTGATCACCCTCATCTTCCTCATCCCCCTGAGCCTGGGAGGAACTACAGGAGGCAAATGACATACAATCATCCAACTGCCCACGCATAAAGTCCTCCAGTCCACGCTCGAACTCAGCATGAGCATCGGCAGACTCAGGCTTCTGCTGTAGCGGCTGAACATCTGTCATCCTCACAGAACCTCTGTAACTTCCTAACCACTGCTACACACTACTATATATAGAACCAAACCCCAGCCTCTATCCCTCTCAATTATCAACCCCACCAAGCATAAATGAACACAAACAACTATTTCCTGAAAGCCTGTAAGAAATACAACCCAGTTGCTAAACCACCATCTCAATCTCCcgaaaaccaaaaagaaaaacaaaaaagaaaaagaaaaacggtGACCCCAATCTGAGAGTCACACCCATGGGTGGAAAATGGGGGGAACACAGAAAAGGGGCTTCCCTAATCAAACCGAAATTCAAAGCCCCACACATGCCACCTGATAAACGATACGAGTCATAATCAAAACACACAAATAACAATAAACACAAAACCAGAAAAATAGCACAAAAAAAACTCAAACTTTACGGCAATCAAACCGCGAATTGAATTATGAAAACAAAATTGGGATCAATGAGAAGGGGGAATTAGGGTACAGAATGGAAAAGCAGTAGAAGCAGAAGAAGGTATATGAATGAGGGGAGGGTAGGTGTTACCTGGGAGGGTGTTGCGCGATTGTGTGATGAAAAGAGGGGAAAAAAGAAACCCTAGAATTGCGTGAGAATGGAAAAGAAATTAGAGAAAATAAGATTGAAATAGAGAAATTGATGGAAGAAGATGATTAGATGAGTGAATGAATGAAAAcgcagaaaaggaaaaagagagagagatgaaAGGAGAGTATGATGTgagaatttataaattattacagaggagagagaaaatcacaaaatagagatagagagagaaagtTAGGGgcagaagagagagaaagagagacagTAACCTCACCCTGTGGTGTATGTGTGTCCTTCATTCTTAAACaccaaatttcttttttattttattttctctttctaatcATTTATTAGTAAAGTTTTATTAACCTAAACTTGGAGATAATTAACCCCTTCAGAAATCTGTAATGTTAATCAATATGTTTTACTAGTattttattaccaaataactGTTTTGCAAGAAATTGTGTTCTCATCTTAATAAACATAAcatttttaactaatttgacTAGGTGgaatagttattttatttatttaaataagtataaaaaaattacatcttattttatatatatagtaatttaataatcagtgataaatcataaaatttagtTCAAATTTGCAGTGGATAATCCTTGAcattttagttgaaaaatatcctaaaaattGAAGAGtaatagtatattttttaatttattaaaaatttaaaaatatcaataaattttattttgttttaatttgtcctaaaaaaattttatttgcatcaaatatatctaTGACagctgaattttttaaaattttagaataaatcTAGTAATAATATAGGATAATTATATTTGGCTTGGTTGTGTTAAAATTTgttcttataaaattattctcaaaattgatacaaattgaaaatttttgggacaaaaataaaataaaataaaaattaaaaatagttttagcAAACTTCAATAATAAAGAGTATATTTTAcccataaataaaaaagaaacatcaTCTTTTTACTTATGTAATATTAGGACTATTAAATGGCCTACtcgatttatttaattttggtttgTCTAAACTCATGATacatttaaatttgttttgtttataAGTCATAACTTGTTATTAACTTTGATgatcaataataattatttcAAGTTAGTTAATTTAAGATTAAATATTTACTCATATTTCCAAATTTGCACTTAAATGCAAGAGCTTATTACATTGTGAAGATTTGAATAAATTACATACATTATCCTCCCCCAAGCTAGAAGAGGCTAATCTTATATTCATAGGTATATTTAGTAGGATTAATTTGGTGGGTGCAATACTTTTTAAGGTCACTAGTAAGTAGCAACGTGTCTTCTTTTTTTCTGATAAAATTCAAGGT
This genomic interval carries:
- the LOC107472560 gene encoding uncharacterized protein LOC107472560 → MTDVQPLQQKPESADAHAEFERGLEDFMRGQLDDCMSFASCSSSQAQGDEEDEGDQLARRRRRSDLEGDDLAESSAAQRRHSRILSRWAARQAQEMITTIERRNRESELMALAGLHTVSMLDSSFLRGSQSPTSGQEGAVERPSTQASAILQMWRELEDEHLLNRARDRMRERLRQQRGSESNTNGSSTMSDSRGSENQGSLGDASESENDFGTWSHDRIESRNARGDHLVSSREQSPDLGEVERERVRQIVRGWMESGIGDHSSNVNQRNNNGRAEWLGETERERVRIVREWVQMTSQQRGSRGSRRDAKVDRARDVVADHDEGQPEHVRRDMLRLRGRQALVDLLVRIERERQRELQGLLEHRAVSDFAHRNRIQSLLRGRFLRNERTVEDERPPSMAASELVQLRQRHTVSGIRYGNQTT